The Drosophila suzukii chromosome X, CBGP_Dsuzu_IsoJpt1.0, whole genome shotgun sequence DNA window CGCTCATTAACCCGGTCGCTGTGAGAAAGAAGACCACTTGGGCACTCAGGAACATTCCTCTCCACGCACCGCTGAGCTTCGAGAGGTGTTTTGCATAAACTGCTGGTTCCTTGTGGTTTCCTCCGAATTATGACAGCCCCCTGCCTCCCTTCTCCTTCCTCCTGCCCTCCACCACTCCTCCGATTCAACTCAAGGTTAattttgcattaaaaaaatgatttattcCGACAAAAAAACATTCTTAGGGCTATGAAAAAAAAGTGTGTTGCATTAAAATAGAGTAGGAATATACGCGAGGATTAGCTATGTTCCGCCAGGGAAAAGCTGAGACGTCGCTTGGTGGCATCCCTGGCCTGCACTTGCAGCCACATGGCATCCAGCTGGCAGGCGTCCTCCAGTTCCTCACCACCCAGTCCCCGGTTTAGCGGGCAGTGCTCCTCCTCCAGCTCGCAGTCGCTGGTGGAGTTGTGCCCACTGTCCGGGCTGATGTGGCGTAGCTTCTGGACGGGAACTGCTCCGGATCCGGACCTGGCCGCAGCCAACAGCTTCTGCGCCGACTGCCTGACGCTGGAGGAGATCTTGGTGGTGATCTTGCGCTTGCGGCGCACCACCCGCTGCCTGCGCAGCTGCAGGGAGTGCCTCTTGCCCTGCGACTGGACGGGATTGGCAACTGGCACGGGGGAGCACACATCCCGCTCCTCGAAGCCATCGGCTGGCAGGGAGTCCCTCCGCGAGGGCGACTTCCAGTACTCGCACAGATCGCTGGCCGGATCGAAGGCGGGGCGGTAGGTGGGCGAGGGGACCTGGGCGTGGCTGTGGCTGCTCCGGAGCACCTGCTGCCTGTGCCGCTGGCGGAGATGCTGCCTGGGCTGGCGGAGATGCGGCTGCCTGGCATTGGGCAGCACTTTGCGGTTGCTCTCCAGGATGGCATCGATCATGCGCTCCAGGGTGACGTCGCCCATCTGGCTGGAGCTGAGTGTGGTCTGTCCAGCGGCAGGGGGAGCGGGATGGGGCAGATCCTTCTGCTCCAGGTAGCGTGGCTTCTCGAAGTAGCTGTCCGGGATGCCCACGCCGCGCAGGGCGATCAGGGAGCCCGGGATGACGGTGGCATTGGGGGAGTACTCCGCCTCGAAGGTGGGCAGGGTGCAGGCGAACTTGAGGGGAGCTGCAGCTGCCGAGGGCACTGCTCCAGTGGCTCCTCCTACTCCTCCCGATGGCGGTGTGGCCAGGATGTTGCTGAGGTCCTTCAGCGGGGGCGTGCGGGTGTTGAGGATCAGGGAGCTGGCCGGGAGTGGCGTGGAGGTCAGCTGGTTCTCCTTGCCCTGGCCCAGGACCAGCGAGAGCGACTTCCTCTTGAGCTTGCCGCGCAGGGCGTGGAACTCGCTGTAGCTGGAGCCCACCACCTCGCCGGTGGCCATCAGCTCGTCTTTGGCCAGGTACGAGGGTCGCGGCTGGTTGACGGCCCACTTGAGCATCTTCTTTGTCTGGCGGCGACTCCTCTGTGGTCCTGTAGTGGGTGCTGCAAGGAAGGAGCAGGGAGAGCGGGTTAGGGAGGTGCCTTATTTCTGGTTCTCGCATTCCAGAACTTGACTTTTTGAAAgggcaaacaaaaaaacaaaaaaaaagggcaGCAGCAAAGTTGCCGGGTGAGTTTTCGGCAATTTTGGCGCGCTTTTTCCGcgatacaaataaatatatatatgtatttatatatatatatatatacatatcgATTTGGCGAAATCAGCCAAGCGGCAAAAATGAAATCAAAAACGAAATCAACCACTCCTCACAAGCAATTAAATGGACCACGGGCAGCCTTTGGCTGGAccttaataatttaattgactCTCAACTTGATATGGTCAATTATTTTTGAGAATTTTTAAGGATCTCATAATAGTTTATTTcggcatttaaatttttttagatGAGTGAATACCGAAAAAATCACAGCCTATCCAAAAAGTTATATCATTCGTCATACATGACTGAGTTTATTAAGTTAAGATCACTTAGGTTTCAATCACTTGAATTTACCTTTTGCAGTAGGTTTTTCTTTGAAGCACTGATTTTGTTTTCTTCAACAGCAAAAAAATATAGTTGcacagattttttttaaatttatataaatggttttttttctttgatGCACAATTCTTCGATTTGTTCGAGTGTAGCTTTTCTTTCTTCGCGTTTTTCTGGAAGAGACCGAGTGTGTGCGTTCCCTTCGTCGTTCGCTGGTTGAATGACTGTCGCCTTAACCCGCAGAACCCTTAGCTGGCCAAGGTGAGACATGGGTTAACCGGAGAGCAGGAGAGccggagagcgggagagagtgGCGGCGAGAGAGCGGACATGTTGCGCATGCGCAGAAGGAAGAAGAGAGCAACAGTGCTGATTGAATGGGCAGACCTTTCAACCAGCCCTATGGAAATGTGGGTGGTAAATGGCCTTGATATGGTAATTAAAGATGTGAATAGTATTAAAAGAACCTGATCAAtaattatgaaaatattttttaaaagaaaacataTTATAGGTATATTAGGCAAATTAAGAATTTTGGACTTATGCCATTGAATCTATTTTACAGGAAACTAGTACTACTTATAGTATATTGAAACTACGTACTCCTTACTATTTTCCAATAATAACTTTATtacaaaacaacaaaaaacgatggattccaaaaatataataaaactttTGGGGACTTTACAATAGAAATGTTGTACATTTTGTCTATAATCCTCAACTTGTTTTAAACATTTTgaagtaatattttaatttaaatataaatgtatacCTAAACATATCtccttaaaatatattttcccaTGCTGCTAAGAATGTGAAAACTAAACCCACTCTGTAATCTCTTTCCAGACAACCATTATGTAATACAAATTGGAACCCAATACCTTATCAATTTCATAGTTCATCATAGGCTACGCTTTGATCTACTTTAACTTATCTTGATGATCGGTTTTTATAACCATTTACCGATCGATTTACGATCTGGCAACAGCTGTGCGAATCTTCTATGATCGTGAGATTTTTTAATGGCCACCGATGATGATCAGTTGGCCAAGTTGCGCTATGAGAAAGAGATGGAAATAGAGGCAGTGCGAGTGGGACAGAGCATAGCTGGCCAGCTGTTCTCATCGCCGCTTACGCCACAAAACATAATTTTCAATTACCTTTCTCGCAGCGTGTGGCTCCTTTCACCTTGGTTTCCTTATTATACCCTCTTTTGGGATCTTAAGGGTATGATAGTTTTGGGAGAATTTGGAAAAGAGGAAGTTATAAATAATTTCAACCCAATAcgtcttttttttatataaacgtATTAAGAAGAATTCTAATATTATTATagattataaattattatagAGTACCTGTAAAGATTCTTCAAGACATTATGTTGATTTTTATGTATATTAATCTTTAAATACGTGACAGACAATAGGAAAGTTTATTATATAAGAAGTATTGTTGAAATtctaaaatgtttttacgctTTCTAAAAGTAAGACCTTTTTTATAAGGATATAAATGTACTAGATATTGAATGAATTTATCTTAACTTTAAGTATTtcagtatttttaaaataccagGTATCTGAAAGTCGTTATTATCTACTATAATAATTCTTCTTGTCTTTTTTTCTTCCTTCTTTTCCGATTTTCGCCAAGAAAAGGACAACACACAATCGACGGCCCAGGAACTTGGGCATTGTACAATTTTGGCCCATTGTTTATGGGACAGGCAGCGCTGCCGACGTCGCTGTCCGAAGAAAAATGTTGTGGAAAATTGTGCAATTGTTTTGCAATTTATTGGTTAAAgggctcctgctcctgctttTACTTTCCATCCTGCTTTCTCCCCTGATCGCAAATTTATGATATTTTCGCAGCCGCCGAGTGTCCGTCCGTTTGAGGAAAAGAGAATTAAATCTCTTCGGCAAGGAAAGGTAAATACATCTGTCCATCCTAAGAATATCTACTATTTGTTTTTCCCTATTGCTTGGCTAATTTATGTGACAGTTTTGtgcaaaaactaaaaacattttttgttcTTTAGGAAGGAACGATAGGAAGTGGATTGAAACAGGTCCTTTGGAGATTTCTAATGTCACTACAGTTCCGGACCACCGAGTGGGATTGAATTTATGGCCATCGATGGCACAATTAAAGATCTTCAAGTAATGTGAGTTCTTTGGGAATATGAGTATCAATCCTGTGGGAATACCCGAAATCCAGGACAACTTCATTGATCAATATCTTCAAGATATGACAGTATTTGTTCTCAATTAAGATATTTTATAAACAAGAAACTTGAATGCTGTAAAGGTGTTCTTAAATTAAGTAgtataactttttttaaaaatattttaaaagatctgAAAGACATTTCTTAGATCGTTTTTTTTGTACCTAAGACCTTGAACCATTTCTTGATTGGTTTTCCCACAACCGTTTGTTCAAATAAATCTCAAACCTTCGTTTCGCCAAATTGACATGCGAGAGGCGCTTTCCCAGACCGAAATTAAAATGAGCCCTAATTTGCAGTCCCATTGAgggggaaatggaaatggaaatggaaatggtgCATCAGCTGCCCGGCAATGTTGAGTGACCAGCGATAAATCTCGGGAAAAAACGAAGCAAATTgaaataaatcaataatattggGCGGAGATCATCGAAGATGGCCAGCAGCTGCTGGGTTTCCTTGAGATGTGCGATCTTCCCAATAATCCGTGCCAGTCCCTTTGAATCAAAGGCAATTTTACGCATTGGTCACTGGCCAAAGGCCCAAGGATAATGCCGAAGGGATCGAAGAGAGACAGAGATAGAGGGTGACAAAGAAGATAAATTAGGGCAGGATCGGCTCCTCCGCTCCTTTGCTCCTTTCGACTTATTTTCCAGTTCCTCCTCCAGCCCTGCCGCTAATAAATTGCCCAACAATTGTGCAATTTTTCATAGATGGAGAGTATTGAACGGCGACCTTGACGCAAAGACTTCACGCTTTCGGATTTGCTACCGTTTTCCTTCCGCATTTTGTCCCCTTTCCAATCGCTTTTCCAATcaatggtgttttcttctaCACGTGGAGAAAAGAAAAGTGAAGTTAGAGGCCCTATATTAGCTTAAAGAAATTATGGGGAGATCTAGAATAGTCTTGAAAATGATCTTGCTTATATGGTAatattcttaaactttttttattttggtatGGTATTGGTAATCTATTAAGTATAGTCAAGCcgtaaaatgtttataaaatggtgttctttgaattttaatatttcctcTTTACTtcttgtattttattttattatttaaccCTAACGTTATAAAATCTATAAGGTATATAATAGTTCACGCGTTGGGTTTTTATTAAGTAGCCTATTTCAatatagaaaattttaaattttatatctactgtaatattattaaaaatataaaataattgatATGATCTTCTTCTTCGTGCAGGACCGTCGCTATTTTGCCGCCCCATCCCGCTCGCCATCGCCATTGCGGCGGCAAGGACATCTAGATAAAGTGGAAAAAGAAAGTAGGTAGGGGAAAGGAGTCGGGGCGGAGTAATCTTGAATCACACGCCGCACGCTGATAGCGCCAGAACGCAGGGCCTTGAGGAAACCCAATCCAACCCAAGGAACCTCAGGAGGACCCACAATCCCTAACTGGACAGCTGTTCGGGGATTAGCACAGCTAACCGAGCTCCTTCTCCCTCTCCCTCGCCTTTTGCTTTCTCCCATTTATGTACTTTCACCTTCGGGGCGcgcaaaattattaaaacctGGCCCTGAATTATGGGCCATAATTTAGAATTTCAAGGAGAGCTCCCTGCGAGCACAGAGTGTAGGGTATTTGTATTTGCTTAGAGCTTCCCCCTGGCTCACCTATTTCTTTCTTCCCTGCTCGATAAGGCTGGCGGGCAAAAAGAAAGGGGGGTGGGGAGTGTTCACAGGACCCAGATCCTTTGATTGATTTGGGATCGCTGTGAAAAGCTGGCAGTGGCATCCATTGACAGGCAGGCACTTCAAGGATTGGGCGCCCTTAGATCGGGTTATTTGCCCAGGATCATGCGAAATCGCAAGAAAGGATCTGCAGATCAATAGGTGATGCAGAACACAGCGAATAATTGGATCTGGCCAAGGATAAGctaaaaaaggaaaaggatCTATAAAAGGCGGGTGAGTGCAACTACTGTTAATTCCTTGAAATAATTCTATTTCTAGTTTTATATTATTggtataaaatatatatcatatatttCTAATGAGTAAATAGGAAAGAAGCGTAAAACATAGCAGTATTTAAAATGGTATCATAACTATATAAAAAGCAATCCCAGAAATATTTCCCGCTATCACCTAGACacaattcaaaataaaatctcAATCAACCTTTCTTAATTATTCCATTGGAAACGATCAATTTTCGAATATGTATATCAATCGCACAAAATATATACCAATTGCAAAGTCCCTTGCGGGCcattaatataatatatgcTGATCGTAAACGGGGCATTTGTCAAACATTATGCGATGGAAATCCGAACTTGACAAATGCCAAGTGAAATGGGATGAGCTGTGAGATGGAATGCAAAGCATTCGATTTCAATATCAACCCGTTCACTCCGGGGGGCGGGACGAGTTGACATTGCAGGGGTAGTGGAAGCGGTAGTGGTACTGGGTTTTCAAGTTCAGTCCAAGGGAATGTCCTCCCGAAATCCCATAGAAATTCCTTGACAAAAggggagagagagagagccaTCTCACCTTCAATATTGAAAGGTGCTGGCCAAAAGGTGGTTGTTCAATCGGTACACAGAAAACAAATTAgggttttttttaatgtatgcatGTTACATGGTGTGCGAACCAAATTATAACTGATTTTATAAAAAGTTGGCATTGAAAAGATAAAAATACTTAATACTTTGCTAAAGATCTATTAGATCTAAAtaggtattttaaaaatacccACGAAAAAAGGCaaatataaaatgtttagATTAAAGATTAAGGAATCCCTATAGGGACATACCATATAGGATATTACCATATTTATATAGACTAACTTTATTTTTAACGATTGGAATTAAAGATTTATATTTGGAATAGAAGTTGCATAGAAAATGTAAGCATGGAATAATACTTAGATGAAATAGTCCCTTATAAGTACTATATGCATTCCATATTCACCGATATGGAAtctattatatatataaattgaaTACAGATTTTATAGAGATTTACAGTTGGGATAATCAGTGGAAAGGTTCTTAAGTCTGGAATAAGTGGAATGGGATTTCTTTCAGTGATCTGAGAGAGGTAACCCTCCAGAGAGCGGGAGTTGATCGGCGAGGTGAGCACGCAACGTTGCGTGCGAGGGGAGAATCAGTCACTTTTCGTCTGCTGCAACGACAGGACGTGTCTTTCCGTTTTCCCTGCAATCGCGAGCAGGAGTGTTTTTCAAAATTACAATTTTGATTTGTCTCGTTACGCCTTCATTTTTTTTGACCGTGCAAAAGAAACCGAAATTTATATACTTTTTTGATTGTGAAACGAAGCAACTGCCCACATTTTGGATAAACAGAAAAGAACGCGATATTATTCGCAAgccaaaaaatacaaataaaaaggtAAAGATAAGTGAAGTGCCTGAAATATGGAATACAAGAACATGTGCGCATATTTTTCGTCTAAATGTGCATTAAAAATGCATTAAAGGAGAAGTGTCTGGGAAGCGGGGTTTAATTAAAAGCACCCCATAAAAATCGCAcgaaaatgtataaatttgTGCGCGTGCGATTTTGGGTTATGTGAGTTGGGCTTTTCGTTTTGGGTTTGGGCTATGGGTTAATGGGTTTTCGAACTCGGGGTTCTCGGCCAAGTGCTCGAGTGCTCTTCAGACCAAAACGAGAGCGGCGGCTGCAAAATGCGCAAAAATGCTAGCACGCATCCTATCCGAAAACCTTTTCACTCCTCCGGATCCCCCTCATCGGCACATCCACTTGAGTGGCCGGAGATCGACACCACTGGAGGATGGGGCAGAGGAATAGGAGGAGCGGAGGACGGAGGACGGAGGACCGAGGACCGAGGACCAGAGTGTGCCGGCACCACCATTTTGCATCGACTCACACGGGGAAAAATATAGCCTTGTTAGATGGGGTTTGAGTTTTCTAAATTAGGGTTATACAATTTACTTTGTACTGGGATTGTTTTTGGgatatttgattatagtaaaatgtacttttaaattataatatatatatattataataataataaagttaGTTCATTGCCATTTCTCTACATAATTGGTTagtattaatatataaaatatgtaGTATATAGTAGAATATTGAAAGTATTTTAAGGTTGGTgccttatatttatatttttaccTTTACAAATGTTTCCGTTCTATATAGCTTAACTGCTATACTTATAAATTATATAGTTTTTTAAATCTGTAAAAAGTTGAATATATCTTTATTAGTATTCCAATTTATAGGAGGATAAAAATCTAATATATCATATGGGATAGTACACTCTATTCGAATTTGAATTTATAGGAGATTGAAAtctaatatatattatataggGAAGTATATTTTCTTAGGAATTGAATATATCATATAGGGAAGTATATTTCTTGGGACTTAAGTTTATAAAAAACCCTAAAAGATGGCAAATAATCGCCCATATTTAAGGCTAATTTGGTTGATATTTTCTTCCTGTGTTCGAGGCACAACCTTGGGCCAAATCGCAGCTGGAGGGCAGGGCAGGGCGATGAGAAAGCGAACCAGGGACCAAGAGACCCAGAACTTCGGATTCGCAAAGCTTTAGCGCGCTTTTCCATTGTTTCTCGGCTCTTTGTGCCTGCTCAATTGTTCGCAAGGACAAGCGGAACCAGAAACTCCTTGCGAAAATCAGGAGGCTGCCGTTCAGCTGTGCAAATCAAATCCTTGCCGAAATCCCAAGGAAACCCCTGCGAAACGAGTTTCGCTACAAGTTAGTCGGGTTTTCGCtccttttatttatttttttttgcgtacTTCACATTCCCCCCTAATAAGTTTTGCAAATAGACAATCGCTAACTAGCCCTATCTTTTTGCCACTTTCCAGATATCTTGATAAATCCTGATATATCACCCAAGGAGCGGCAGACGGCAGCTGGCAAGATGCTCAAGTGGGCTGTCAACCAGCCGCGAAACTCGTATTTGGCCAAGGAGCTGGTTCTGGGAATGGGAACGGCATCGGGATCGGAGACAGGATCGCTGGAGCCAAGGCCGGACCATGTGGTGGGCTCCAGCTACAGCGAGTTCCACGCCCTGCGCGGCAAGCTCAAGAGGAAGTCGCTCTCGCTGGTCCTGGGCCAGGGCAAGGAGAACCAGCTGACCTCCACGCCACTCCCGGCCAGCTCCCTGACCCTCAGCACCCGCACGCCCGTGCTGAAGGACCTCAGCAACATCCTGGCGACACCGCCATCGGTAGGAGGAGGATTAGGAGGAGCCACAGGAGCAGTGCCCTCGACAGCTGCAGCTCCCCTCAAGTTCGCCTGCACCCTGCCCACCTTCGAGGCGGAGTACTCGCCCAATGCCACCGTCATCCCGGGTTCCCTGATCGCCCTGCGCGGCGTGGGCATCCCGGACAGCTACTTCGAGAAGCCACGCTACCTGGAGCAGAAGGATCTGCCCCATCCCGCTCCCCCTGCCGCTGGACAGACCACACTCAGCTCCAGCCAGATGGGCGACGTCACCCTGGAGCGCATGATCGATGCCATCCTGGAGAGCAACCGCAAAGTGCTGCCCAATGCCAGGCAGCCGCATCTCCGCCAGCCCAGGCAGCATCTCCGCCAGCGGCACAGGCAGCAGGTGCTCCGGAGCAGCCACAGCCACGCCCAGGTCCCCTCGCCCACCTACCGCCCCGCCTTCGATCCGGCCAGCGATCTGTGCGAGTACTGGAAGTCGCCCTCGCGGAGGGACTCCCTGCCAGCCGATGGCTTCGAGGAGCGGGAGGTGTGCTCCCCTGTGCCAGTTGCCAATCCCGTCCAGTCGCAGGGCAAGAGGCACTCCCTGCAGCTGCGCAGGCAGCGGGTGGTGCGGCGCAAGCGCAAGATCACAACCAAGATCTCCTCCAGCGTCAGGCAGTCGGCGCAGAAGCTGCTGGCAGCGGCCAGGTCAGGATCCGGAGTGCCCAGCCACCGGAGCGCCCAGAAGAGGCGCCACATCAGCCCCGATAGTGGCCACAACTCCACCAGCGACTTCGAGGAGGAGCTGGTGGCCATGGGATCCTTCGGCGGACGGGCGGAGGCGGTCACCAAGAGGCGACTCAGTTTCTCCTACGCCGAGGATCTGTTCGTGGACAAGTGACCCAACTGGAGGCTCCTCCGCATGTTACTTTTTGACTTTTTGTTTGGTTACAActaaatcattttttttgtgtggcTAAAAGCGCAGAATTGCCTTGGAATTCGTATGTTAAAACAGATCCTATAATTGTCTAAgaatcctttttttttgagtaATAAAAAACTGATTTGAAAAACAAGTTTTGTAGTTTacccttttaaaaatatatatatttgataTCATGTATATATGGTCTACAAAAAGGTATAAAAGTATTATCGTATGAAATACCTTCCTGTCACACAAACAAAACTGTATCCTTGTTTGCGTTAGATAAGTACAACCATTAATTAGGGATAAACGGCCCCTTTTGGAATACGTCTTCGTGGGGATTACTTGGCAATATTTCAGCTATCCTTGAGGTAAAAAACTGGATTCTCACGGAGCCCAGTTCCGCGTTCCGCCCATGAATTCATCATCGTGACTGGGACATTGGCGAACGTCGACTTTTCAGTTCCAACTGGTTAATGGCAGGGTATATCCTGCATGCAGGATATGCCGGATAATGTATGGCGAGGGTG harbors:
- the LOC108019035 gene encoding uncharacterized protein: MLKWAVNQPRPSYLAKDELMATGEVVGSSYSEFHALRGKLKRKSLSLVLGQGKENQLTSTPLPASSLILNTRTPPLKDLSNILATPPSGGVGGATGAVPSAAAAPLKFACTLPTFEAEYSPNATVIPGSLIALRGVGIPDSYFEKPRYLEQKDLPHPAPPAAGQTTLSSSQMGDVTLERMIDAILESNRKVLPNARQPHLRQPRQHLRQRHRQQVLRSSHSHAQVPSPTYRPAFDPASDLCEYWKSPSRRDSLPADGFEERDVCSPVPVANPVQSQGKRHSLQLRRQRVVRRKRKITTKISSSVRQSAQKLLAAARSGSGAVPVQKLRHISPDSGHNSTSDCELEEEHCPLNRGLGGEELEDACQLDAMWLQVQARDATKRRLSFSLAEHS
- the LOC108019028 gene encoding uncharacterized protein, translated to MLKWAVNQPRNSYLAKELVLGMGTASGSETGSLEPRPDHVVGSSYSEFHALRGKLKRKSLSLVLGQGKENQLTSTPLPASSLTLSTRTPVLKDLSNILATPPSVGGGLGGATGAVPSTAAAPLKFACTLPTFEAEYSPNATVIPGSLIALRGVGIPDSYFEKPRYLEQKDLPHPAPPAAGQTTLSSSQMGDVTLERMIDAILESNRKVLPNARQPHLRQPRQHLRQRHRQQVLRSSHSHAQVPSPTYRPAFDPASDLCEYWKSPSRRDSLPADGFEEREVCSPVPVANPVQSQGKRHSLQLRRQRVVRRKRKITTKISSSVRQSAQKLLAAARSGSGVPSHRSAQKRRHISPDSGHNSTSDFEEELVAMGSFGGRAEAVTKRRLSFSYAEDLFVDK